The Nocardia arthritidis genome has a window encoding:
- a CDS encoding GntR family transcriptional regulator — protein sequence MEATDVAGVGRLPKSYLVRTELERILDQLTEGDPVPSERDLAVRFEVARETVRQALRDLLVEGRIRRQGRGTVVSRPKMVQPMQLRSYTEGALAYGRVPGRILVNWEDVPADADTARDLEVPVGVSVMHLERVLLADGERIGLESTFMRLDRFGALRETYDPTTSLYRAMRELGVVFDHAIERIETVLASPREAGLLECSTALPLLLLHRRSVDTEGRPIERVRSLYRGDRIAFEARLVE from the coding sequence ATGGAGGCCACGGATGTCGCTGGGGTGGGAAGGCTGCCGAAGTCGTACCTGGTGCGCACCGAATTGGAGCGGATCCTCGATCAACTCACCGAGGGCGATCCCGTTCCCTCCGAACGGGATCTGGCCGTCCGCTTCGAGGTGGCCCGCGAGACCGTGCGACAGGCTTTGCGAGATTTACTGGTGGAGGGGCGAATTCGCCGCCAAGGCCGCGGCACGGTGGTATCCCGGCCGAAGATGGTGCAGCCGATGCAGCTGCGCTCGTACACCGAGGGCGCGCTCGCGTACGGTCGGGTGCCGGGACGCATCCTGGTGAATTGGGAGGATGTGCCCGCCGACGCCGACACCGCGCGCGATCTCGAAGTGCCCGTTGGCGTTTCGGTGATGCACCTGGAGCGGGTGCTGCTCGCCGACGGCGAACGCATCGGCCTGGAAAGCACTTTCATGCGCCTGGACCGGTTCGGTGCGCTGCGCGAAACCTACGACCCGACCACCTCCCTCTATCGCGCGATGCGCGAGCTGGGCGTGGTCTTCGATCATGCGATCGAGCGCATCGAAACCGTCCTCGCCTCCCCCCGTGAGGCGGGGTTGCTCGAATGCTCCACGGCCCTACCGCTTTTGCTGCTGCACCGGCGCAGCGTCGACACCGAGGGGCGGCCGATAGAGCGGGTGCGCTCGCTGTACCGCGGCGATCGGATCGCCTTCGAGGCCCGGCTCGTCGAATAG
- a CDS encoding TIGR03364 family FAD-dependent oxidoreductase, which produces MRLVVIGGGILGTAHALAAIDRGHEVVQLEREPEARGATVRNFGLVWVSGRSAAELELTLRSRQLWEEIGGRIPGVGFRPAGSITLIRTHAELAVAEAAAAGPTAGARGFELLEPERVSAINPALRGKYLAGLHCSTDAAVESRQALPAVRAYLAATGRYTFHPSTEARSVTDTGSGAVVVDDLGRRHEADLVLHCPGAAHTGLTRELVGAIPVRRVRLQMMQTAPLGEPLTTAIADGDSFRYYPGFAGAELDALNREQSQSATAAEHKMQLLCVQRLHGGLTIGDTHEYAEPFAFDVDEAPYEHLTAVTEELLGRELPQVIRRWAGVYSQSVDPDTIVTRAKADEHVWVVTGPGGRGMTLGPAIGAETADLLNL; this is translated from the coding sequence ATGCGTTTGGTCGTCATCGGCGGTGGCATTCTCGGCACCGCACACGCCCTGGCCGCGATCGACCGGGGTCACGAGGTGGTGCAGCTGGAACGGGAGCCCGAGGCGCGCGGCGCGACGGTGCGCAACTTCGGGCTGGTGTGGGTATCCGGGCGGTCGGCAGCCGAACTCGAGCTGACGCTGCGTTCGCGACAGCTGTGGGAGGAGATCGGCGGCCGCATACCGGGCGTCGGATTCCGCCCCGCCGGTTCGATCACGCTGATCCGCACACACGCCGAACTCGCGGTCGCCGAGGCCGCCGCGGCGGGCCCGACCGCAGGCGCCCGCGGCTTCGAATTGCTGGAACCGGAGCGGGTCAGCGCCATCAACCCGGCACTGCGCGGCAAATACCTTGCCGGACTGCACTGTTCGACCGATGCCGCGGTCGAGTCGCGCCAGGCGCTGCCCGCCGTCCGCGCGTATTTGGCCGCCACCGGCCGCTACACCTTCCATCCGAGCACCGAGGCGCGCAGCGTCACCGACACCGGTTCGGGAGCCGTCGTCGTCGACGATCTGGGCCGCCGTCACGAGGCCGACCTGGTATTGCACTGCCCGGGCGCCGCGCATACCGGCCTGACCCGCGAACTCGTCGGCGCCATCCCGGTGCGCCGGGTCCGGCTGCAGATGATGCAGACCGCACCGCTCGGCGAACCGCTCACCACCGCCATCGCCGACGGCGACAGCTTCCGCTACTACCCGGGCTTCGCGGGCGCCGAACTCGACGCGCTGAATCGCGAACAGTCCCAATCGGCTACGGCCGCGGAGCACAAGATGCAGCTGCTGTGCGTGCAGCGGTTGCACGGCGGGCTCACCATCGGCGATACCCATGAATACGCCGAACCGTTCGCCTTCGATGTCGACGAGGCGCCGTACGAACACCTCACCGCGGTGACCGAGGAATTGCTGGGACGTGAACTGCCGCAGGTGATCCGGCGCTGGGCCGGGGTGTACAGCCAGAGCGTCGACCCGGACACCATCGTCACCAGGGCGAAGGCCGATGAGCACGTGTGGGTGGTGACCGGCCCCGGCGGGCGCGGCATGACCCTCGGACCCGCGATCGGCGCCGAAACCGCCGATCTGCTGAACCTGTGA
- a CDS encoding DUF6299 family protein, translated as MAEYLRTAEQRATMPKNRFMNLAVASASALAGTIMLAGPATADPTLTLTVDSNQHLNADGTEKITGTYTCTAVGRVNSTRNSYLRQGEVQPIVPASKAMVTCDGAAHPYTTDIPAPETYPFQPGPATFNITWDLYSADGSTEVRLTDLPVTLQ; from the coding sequence ATGGCCGAGTATCTCCGGACCGCCGAACAGCGGGCCACCATGCCCAAGAACCGGTTCATGAACCTGGCCGTCGCTTCGGCGTCGGCGCTCGCCGGCACGATCATGCTGGCGGGTCCTGCCACGGCGGACCCCACCCTCACCCTCACGGTCGACAGCAACCAGCATCTCAACGCCGACGGCACTGAAAAAATCACAGGCACCTATACCTGCACCGCTGTCGGCCGGGTCAACAGCACCAGGAACAGCTACCTGAGACAAGGTGAGGTCCAGCCGATCGTGCCCGCGAGTAAGGCGATGGTTACCTGCGACGGCGCCGCGCACCCCTACACCACCGACATCCCGGCGCCGGAGACTTACCCATTCCAGCCCGGCCCCGCCACATTCAATATCACCTGGGATTTGTACAGCGCGGATGGGAGCACCGAGGTCAGACTCACCGATCTCCCCGTCACCCTGCAATAG